In Henningerozyma blattae CBS 6284 chromosome 7, complete genome, a single genomic region encodes these proteins:
- the HOS4 gene encoding Hos4p (similar to Saccharomyces cerevisiae HOS4 (YIL112W); ancestral locus Anc_2.257) — protein MSQNSSTIDNTSTKTNNTEDNKQLPKKRSLSSYLSNVTSRREELEKIAKKQQEEQEELIERRKRKEEENKLQQIKLKEELARKEKEEEEKELKLKKEEEKKEREKIIKEHDLLRRKELEQLEAQHKRHSIEDIQNISTSEALTPKSESPSIINNSNQLQSSNQYDKDVQYKEEEKSKSQAKILKKQLKYKEAISDIKQSLHKDHLTDSNTGIKIHEASEILENKKQASSLQKDKLPEKHTLHHSIDIKDNSKNIHDNKNINNSKNDQELKSNNDKMPATLSPVNVKVQANSAKHPSSDTNLKNEPNQNYNQVTNIDESKNMDISFSSPLSDKTFSVDRQDSAMEGTILRTELQSMLTEPKIEIELNTLNEDADEDDVASDAPTEPASPPRPRLGRLVRGDQLRNKNDNHTPTFDNSSDSELSDLEELNTIPHNITMITSRTTNERFKQPVTTRNKSSKYISSYPPNNAQKIKDVQKQQRRSVSAPIENSNKPHLKVPRLSGPKKTGNRDSAGRTKLQIACDKGKYDLAKKLLEENYDVNYQDNAGNTALHEAALNGYLDIVKLLIEYGADINLQSYELFKDTPLIDASSNGHLDVVKFLLNSGADPLIANAKGITAYDSIEITSDLEEDEKEIVKEIKNTLRNASKKWINSNLTSSRRGSDSKERSISLQNRLIDEGEDYEFFWTDITSKEGKEKLFNASKDGNFYYVGQYLENGGRPDAKCFIEAVKLGHSDIVNLFLAFGMQVNSSNKDGQTPLMIGVGRGNIPTVKLLLEAGANPNIKDKAGKNALYYAMNSVTGNVSKDEIQLLREITNTESTVVELSDSELKSTLKTSSNMHSDENNNTTDKKLDNNIQGHETSDKSSQRTKPSKIHTKLEDPLITNNNMHRKTSFQRTNERSNRETIESKQEYHKEEISDRSELNEDNIISTTIHNNTSDDNYSTSHHSKRKSHDDLASVVSRSPKRTHVESSPKLNKVREETAEEREERLRKEEEYFQKMQQIKKKREQELLQRIAVNEQKKEEEKEKQKQEEKQHLQELEKQKKEQLEKDKELAELQRKREMRSNYPIGLKVINFSTLDDYASFLPLYFNVQNNVRYVLDLQIMVIMKDLELLQKIKDGIIESIPLQQQQKEQQWTLLKFIFLYGGYYSQRTTSNLFKVNITKLDFNSRFEFEKEERTKFLQLPMHWIKWNDITFADETLRERLEEVMTETCVTTVSSKDLSKQNLRGNSNLSIDITDLPLKLRNRSDIKSVLKSAASPLW, from the coding sequence ATGAGTCAAAATTCTTCTACCATTGATAACACTTCAACTAAGACTAACAATACAGAAGATAACAAACAACTTCCAAAGAAAAGGTCATTGAGTAgttatttatcaaatgtTACCTCCAGAAGGGAAGAATTAGAGAAAATTGCAAAGAAACAACAAGAGGaacaagaagaattaaTCGAAAGACGAAAGAGAAAAGAGgaagaaaataaactaCAACAAATTAAACTAAAAGAAGAGCTTgcaagaaaagaaaaagaagaagaggaaaaagaattgaaattgaaaaaagaagaggaaaaaaaagaacgTGAGAAAATCATTAAAGAGCATGACCTATTAAGAAGAAAGGAATTAGAACAATTAGAAGCACAACATAAAAGACATTCTATTGaagatattcaaaatatttcaacaTCTGAGGCTTTAACTCCCAAGTCTGAGAGTCCTTCGATTATTAATAACAGTAATCAACTACAATCATCCAATCAATATGACAAAGATGTACAATATAAAGAAGAGgaaaaaagtaaaagtCAAGcgaaaattttgaaaaaacagttgaaatataaagaaGCCATTAGTGATATAAAACAATCATTGCATAAGGATCACCTGACTGACTCTAATACAGGTATAAAAATTCACGAAGCAAGCGAAATACTGGAGAATAAAAAGCAAGCTTCCAGTTTACAGAAAGATAAATTACCTGAAAAACATACGCTTCATCATTCAATAGATATCAAGGACAATTCAAAGAATATtcatgataataaaaatattaataactCAAAAAATGATCAGGAGCTGAAaagtaataatgataagATGCCCGCTACTCTGAGCCCCGTCAATGTAAAAGTTCAAGCCAATTCTGCCAAACATCCTTCTTCTGACACAAATCTAAAGAATGAGCCCAATCAGAATTATAACCAAGTAACCAATATTGATGAATCAAAGAATATGGATATCAGTTTCTCAAGCCCTTTATCGGACAAAACATTCTCAGTTGATCGGCAAGATAGCGCTATGGAGGGTACGATATTAAGAACTGAGTTGCAATCAATGCTAACTGAACCAAAAATCGAGATAGAATTGAACACATTAAATGAAGATgcagatgaagatgatgttGCTAGTGATGCTCCAACAGAACCTGCATCACCACCGAGACCTCGACTAGGGCGCTTAGTTCGTGGCGACCAGCTACGTAATAAAAATGACAACCATACCCCAACGTTTGATAATAGTTCCGATTCTGAATTATCTGATCTTGAGGAATTAAATACTATACCGCATAATATTACCATGATAACTTCAAGGACAACTAATGAACGTTTCAAACAACCGGTAACTACTAGAAACAAATCAAGTAAATACATTTCTTCATATCCACCTAACAATGCTCAGAAAATCAAGGATGTACAGAAACAACAGAGACGAAGTGTTTCAGCTCCCATAGAAAACTCAAATAAACCACATCTTAAAGTTCCAAGGCTATCTGGTCCAAAAAAGACTGGTAATCGTGATTCAGCTGGTAGAacaaaattacaaattgcATGTGACAAGGGTAAATACGATTTAGCTAAAAAACTCTTAGAGGAAAACTATGACGTGAATTATCAAGACAATGCAGGAAATACGGCTTTACACGAAGCTGCCCTAAACGGCTATTTGGATATcgtaaaattattgatcGAGTATGGGGCAGATATTAATCTACAGTCTTATGAGCTTTTTAAAGATACTCCCCTAATCGATGCTTCTTCGAATGGACATTTGGATGTCGTCAAATTTCTACTAAATAGCGGTGCTGATCCATTAATAGCTAATGCAAAAGGTATAACTGCTTATGACTCAATTGAAATAACGTCTGATCTAGAAGAggatgaaaaagaaattgtaaaagaaatcaaaaatacTCTACGGAATGCTTCAAAGAAGTGgataaattcaaatctaACTAGTAGCCGTAGAGGCAGTGATTCTAAAGAACGCTCTATATCGTTGCAAAATAGATTAATAGATGAAGGTGAAGattatgaatttttttggacTGATATCACATCTAAAGAGGGTAAAGAAAAGCTATTTAATGCTTCAAAAGATGGTAATTTTTACTATGTTGGACAATATCTGGAAAATGGAGGTCGTCCGGATGCTAAATGCTTTATTGAAGCAGTAAAATTGGGTCATTCTGATATTGTAAACTTATTTTTGGCTTTTGGTATGCAAGTAAATTCGTCTAATAAGGATGGGCAAACTCCTTTGATGATTGGTGTTGGCAGAGGAAATATACCCACTGTAAAACTGTTACTAGAAGCAGGAGCTAACcctaatattaaagataagGCTGGGAAAAATGCTTTATATTATGCAATGAACAGTGTAACAGGCAATGTAAGTAAAGACGAAATACAATTATTGAGAGAAATCACTAATACTGAATCTACAGTTGTAGAATTAAGCGATTctgaattaaaatcaaCTTTAAAAACTTCATCCAACATGCATTCAGATGAGAACAACAACACTACTGATAAGAAgcttgataataatatacaagGTCATGAAACTTCTGATAAATCATCTCAAAGAACTAAACCTTCTAAAATACATACTAAATTAGAGGATCCCTTAATcaccaataataacatgCATCGTAAAACTAGTTTTCAAAGGACGAATGAACGTTCAAATAGAGAAACAATAGAATCAAAGCAGGAGTACcataaagaagaaatttctGATAGAAGTGAACTTAATgaagataatattataagTACCACTATTCACAACAATACATCAGatgataattattcaacTTCACATCattcaaaaagaaaatctcATGATGATTTAGCTTCAGTTGTGTCTCGTAGTCCTAAAAGAACTCATGTGGAATCATCTCCTAAGCTGAATAAAGTTCGTGAAGAAACTGCTGAAGAACGTGAAGAAAGGCTAAGAAAGGAAGAAGAATACTTTCAAAAGATGCAGCAAatcaagaagaaaagagaACAAGAACTTCTACAAAGAATAGCTGTAAATGAACAGAAAAAAGAGGAAGAGAaggaaaaacaaaaacaagaAGAGAAACAACATTTACAAGAACTAGAAAAGCagaaaaaagaacaacTTGAGAAAGATAAAGAACTAGCAGAACTTCAGCGAAAAAGAGAAATGCGTTCAAATTACCCTATTGGATTAAAAGTTATCAACTTTTCGACTCTTGATGATTACGCAAGCTTTCTTCcgttatattttaatgttCAAAATAACGTTAGATACGTCCTCGACTTACAAATTATGGTAATTATGAAGGACTTAGAATTGTTAcagaaaattaaagatgGCATTATTGAGTCAATTCCtttacaacaacaacaaaagGAACAACAGTGGACCttgttgaaatttattttcctaTACGGCGGGTACTATTCCCAGCGAACTACTAGCAACTTATTTAAGGTTAATATAACTAAATtagattttaattcaagGTTTGAATTCGAAAAGGAGGAGCGTACAAAGTTTCTTCAACTTCCAATGCATTGGATAAAATGGAATGATATTACGTTTGCAGATGAAACTTTAAGAGAACGATTGGAAGAAGTGATGACTGAAACGTGTGTTACCACTGTTTcttcaaaagatttatcAAAACAAAACCTTAGAGGAAATTCCAATTTATCTATAGATATTACTGATCTACCATTAAAGTTACGCAATAGAAGTGACATAAAATCCGTTCTCAAATCTGCAGCATCTCCACTTTGGTAG